A genomic region of Actinomycetota bacterium contains the following coding sequences:
- a CDS encoding 4Fe-4S binding protein, whose amino-acid sequence MGHPYSFEEIPGVTWIPVPEPFISVDASRCTGCGDCVRVCLGDVFRLRNEKAEVASLDRCMECAACLFICEAGAIHFSWPARGSGYRSEWG is encoded by the coding sequence ATGGGACATCCATATTCCTTCGAGGAGATCCCGGGGGTCACCTGGATACCGGTGCCCGAGCCCTTCATCTCCGTGGACGCTTCCAGGTGCACCGGGTGCGGCGACTGCGTCAGGGTATGTCTCGGCGACGTCTTCAGGTTGAGGAACGAGAAGGCGGAGGTCGCAAGCCTGGATCGCTGCATGGAGTGCGCCGCCTGCCTCTTCATCTGCGAGGCGGGGGCCATCCATTTTTCCTGGCCCGCGCGGGGCAGCGGCTACCGGAGCGAGTGGGGGTGA
- a CDS encoding methyltransferase domain-containing protein has translation MRVDAKSHYDHVTDSWKEFMGDNFHFGYFPTEDTELSRATDIMIEKMAGLCDISRDTRILDVGCGIGTPAFYLHEKYGCPIEGISTSERGIKLANEGAEQKGFQDVRFRVADGMDNGFPDRSFDLVWIMEAAHLILDKKKLFRECHRVLKDEGTLVMCDLVQHKLLSLPRGLAFFFTHMKKYYRLLRAFGPGQLPTMGNYADAMVHAGFRDINILDITPHVLPTARRWRENAVRVRDEGEGAFPREDVETFIAGCEILDEFFRMGLFGYTIIRAKK, from the coding sequence ATGCGCGTCGACGCTAAAAGCCACTACGACCACGTTACCGATTCCTGGAAGGAATTCATGGGGGACAACTTCCACTTCGGCTATTTCCCCACCGAGGACACGGAGCTGTCCCGGGCTACCGACATCATGATAGAGAAGATGGCCGGCCTTTGCGACATAAGCAGGGACACCAGGATACTGGACGTGGGATGCGGCATCGGCACTCCCGCCTTCTACCTGCACGAGAAGTACGGATGCCCCATAGAGGGCATCTCAACCAGTGAAAGGGGCATCAAGCTCGCGAATGAGGGCGCGGAGCAGAAGGGTTTCCAGGACGTGCGCTTCCGGGTGGCAGACGGCATGGACAACGGCTTCCCCGACCGGTCCTTCGACCTGGTGTGGATCATGGAGGCCGCGCACCTCATCCTGGACAAGAAGAAGCTCTTCCGGGAATGTCACCGCGTGCTGAAGGACGAGGGGACGCTGGTCATGTGCGACCTGGTACAGCACAAGCTGCTCTCGCTCCCCCGCGGCCTTGCCTTCTTCTTCACCCACATGAAGAAGTACTACCGGCTCCTGCGGGCTTTCGGCCCCGGGCAGTTGCCCACCATGGGCAATTACGCGGACGCCATGGTCCACGCCGGCTTCCGCGATATCAACATCCTGGACATAACGCCCCATGTCCTTCCCACCGCCAGGCGCTGGCGCGAGAACGCCGTCCGCGTGCGCGACGAAGGGGAAGGCGCCTTTCCCCGCGAGGACGTGGAAACCTTCATCGCGGGCTGCGAGATCCTGGACGAGTTCTTCCGCATGGGGCTCTTCGGCTACACCATCATCAGGGCGAAGAAATAG
- a CDS encoding MGMT family protein: protein MAKKTWAQKIEDRDDFPKIQKLERGLPCYNAVRRMGAGDGDPIVLVNPSEIIPHMAGVPRGKLVTIREICGRIARDHKVKGCCSLTTGIFIMSIANAAEEAKSRGERTAIAEVPYWRTLKADGFLNGKFPGGLEAHRELLEKEGFRVIRRGSRYQVADFERYLARL, encoded by the coding sequence ATGGCGAAGAAGACGTGGGCGCAGAAGATCGAGGACAGGGACGACTTTCCAAAGATCCAGAAACTCGAGAGAGGCCTTCCCTGCTATAACGCCGTGCGCAGGATGGGAGCCGGGGACGGCGATCCCATCGTCCTGGTGAACCCCTCCGAGATAATCCCCCACATGGCGGGGGTTCCCAGGGGGAAGCTGGTGACCATCCGCGAGATCTGCGGCCGCATCGCACGGGATCACAAGGTCAAGGGCTGCTGTTCCCTCACCACGGGGATATTCATCATGTCCATCGCGAATGCCGCGGAAGAAGCGAAATCGAGGGGTGAAAGAACCGCCATCGCGGAGGTGCCCTACTGGCGCACGCTGAAAGCGGACGGGTTCCTGAACGGGAAGTTCCCGGGAGGGCTCGAAGCCCACAGGGAGCTCCTCGAAAAAGAGGGTTTCAGGGTGATCCGGCGCGGCAGCAGATACCAGGTAGCCGATTTTGAGAGGTATCTGGCCAGGTTATAG